In the genome of Streptomyces collinus, one region contains:
- a CDS encoding PP2C family protein-serine/threonine phosphatase: MCRTGGGPEPAETGDEASTDAAFTALLEDSAEDLYESAPCGYLSTMMDGTIAKINTTLLEWLGLGREAVVGRKHFTDLLTIGGKLYHETHFAPLLRMQGELRGIALEMRRQGGGRLPVLVSAVVKHGTEGEPLLIRITVFDASDRRAYERELLRRREEAERARAEADEARRQAEADRARLADALAVLQRSLVPDSLPAVPGLETAVHYHTASPDQLGGDFYDLFPVVGDRWVFFLGDVCGKGPEAASLTSLTRYTLRAAAHHDPDPASALATLNAVLHERYTGDGNPRYCTCIVGIIEPVGEHGRTVVRLASGGHPPALVLRSDGRAEYLPTPGGLLIGVVPGAPIGTAETVLGPGDTVVLYTDGLTEARTGPGRNDLYGEDALHAFATDHAPGAPHEVITALTGLLESFGDGLDDDTALLALGVPAVPSSTGTVTSHT, encoded by the coding sequence ATGTGCCGTACGGGCGGCGGGCCGGAGCCGGCGGAGACAGGGGACGAGGCGAGCACGGACGCGGCGTTCACCGCGCTGCTGGAGGACAGCGCGGAGGACCTGTACGAGTCCGCGCCGTGCGGCTACCTGTCCACGATGATGGACGGCACCATCGCCAAGATCAACACCACGCTGCTGGAGTGGCTCGGCCTGGGCCGTGAGGCCGTGGTGGGCCGCAAGCACTTCACGGACCTGCTCACCATCGGCGGGAAGCTGTACCACGAGACGCACTTCGCTCCGCTGCTGCGCATGCAGGGCGAACTGCGGGGCATCGCCCTGGAGATGCGACGCCAGGGCGGTGGCCGGCTGCCGGTGCTGGTCTCCGCGGTGGTCAAGCACGGCACCGAGGGCGAGCCGCTGCTGATCCGGATCACCGTCTTCGACGCCTCGGACCGCCGCGCCTACGAGCGGGAGCTCCTGCGCCGCCGGGAGGAGGCCGAGCGGGCCCGCGCCGAGGCGGACGAGGCCCGGCGGCAGGCCGAGGCGGACCGGGCCAGGCTGGCCGACGCGCTCGCCGTGCTGCAGCGTTCCCTCGTGCCCGACTCGCTGCCCGCGGTACCGGGCCTGGAGACGGCCGTCCACTACCACACGGCCTCGCCGGACCAGCTCGGCGGCGACTTCTACGACCTGTTCCCGGTCGTCGGCGACCGGTGGGTGTTCTTCCTCGGCGACGTGTGCGGCAAGGGCCCCGAGGCGGCCTCCCTCACCTCGCTGACCCGTTACACTCTGCGCGCCGCGGCCCACCACGACCCGGACCCGGCCTCGGCCCTGGCCACGCTGAACGCCGTCCTGCACGAGCGGTACACCGGCGACGGCAACCCCCGGTACTGCACCTGCATCGTCGGGATCATCGAGCCGGTCGGTGAACACGGGCGGACGGTGGTGCGCCTCGCCTCCGGCGGCCACCCGCCGGCGCTCGTCCTGCGCTCCGACGGCCGCGCCGAGTACCTGCCCACCCCGGGCGGCCTGCTCATAGGCGTCGTCCCCGGCGCGCCGATCGGCACCGCAGAGACCGTCCTCGGCCCCGGCGACACGGTCGTGCTCTACACCGACGGCCTCACCGAGGCCCGCACCGGCCCCGGCCGGAACGACCTGTACGGCGAGGACGCCCTGCACGCCTTCGCCACCGACCACGCGCCGGGCGCGCCGCACGAGGTGATCACCGCCCTGACCGGGCTGCTGGAGAGTTTCGGCGACGGTCTGGACGACGACACCGCGCTGCTCGCGCTCGGCGTTCCCGCCGTCCCTTCCTCCACAGGCACCGTAACGAGTCACACCTGA
- a CDS encoding maleylpyruvate isomerase N-terminal domain-containing protein: MDLFTRSWAALRAAVDDLSDEDFGRPSGCTGWLVRDLVCHLIVDAQDVLITLATPSDREPTRDALTYWDISDTPPTGDDPLDALTVRLAAAYEDPRLLKFHLDDVGSAAGRAALLADPAGRVGTRDEILTVGDFLATYVMEWTLHHLDLIAHLPNAEQPPAEGLARSREMLERIAGVPFPASFHDVDALLVGTGRRSPTEAEQAELGEAAIEVPLYLG; this comes from the coding sequence GTGGATCTCTTCACCCGTTCATGGGCCGCACTGCGCGCGGCGGTTGACGACCTGTCGGACGAGGACTTCGGGCGGCCCTCGGGCTGTACGGGCTGGCTGGTGCGGGACCTGGTGTGCCATCTGATCGTCGACGCCCAGGACGTCCTGATCACCCTGGCCACCCCCTCCGACCGGGAACCGACCCGGGACGCACTGACCTACTGGGACATTTCCGATACCCCGCCCACGGGTGACGACCCGCTCGACGCGCTGACCGTCCGGCTGGCCGCCGCGTACGAGGATCCGCGCCTCTTGAAATTCCATCTGGACGACGTCGGCTCCGCCGCCGGGCGCGCGGCCCTGCTCGCCGATCCGGCCGGCCGGGTGGGCACCCGCGACGAGATCCTCACCGTGGGTGACTTCCTCGCCACGTACGTCATGGAGTGGACGCTGCACCACCTCGACCTGATCGCCCACCTCCCGAACGCGGAGCAGCCGCCGGCGGAGGGGCTCGCCCGCTCCCGGGAGATGCTGGAGCGGATCGCGGGGGTCCCGTTCCCGGCGTCCTTCCACGACGTGGACGCGCTGCTCGTCGGTACCGGGCGGCGCTCGCCCACCGAGGCGGAGCAGGCGGAGCTCGGCGAGGCGGCCATCGAGGTGCCGCTGTACCTGGGCTGA
- a CDS encoding energy-coupling factor ABC transporter permease → MHIAEGFLPPAHAVAWGVASAPFVVHGVRSLTREVREHPESTLLLGASGAFTFVLSALKLPSVTGSCSHPTGTGLGAILFRPPIMAVLGTITLLFQALLLAHGGLTTLGANVFSMAIVGPWAGYAVYKLLRRSNAPLMVAVFAGAFVADLSTYCVTSVQLALAFPDPGSGFLGALGKFGSIFAVTQVPLAVSEGLLTVLVMRLLVQSSKGELTRLGVLLAKKQSRTETEAVAR, encoded by the coding sequence ATGCACATTGCCGAGGGTTTCCTTCCTCCGGCGCACGCGGTCGCCTGGGGCGTCGCGTCGGCGCCGTTCGTCGTCCACGGAGTCCGGTCGCTCACCCGTGAAGTGCGCGAGCACCCCGAGAGCACCCTGCTCCTCGGGGCGTCCGGCGCCTTCACGTTCGTCCTGTCCGCCCTGAAACTGCCGTCCGTCACGGGCAGTTGCTCGCACCCCACCGGCACGGGCCTCGGAGCCATCCTGTTCCGGCCGCCCATCATGGCGGTGCTGGGCACCATCACCCTGCTCTTCCAGGCGCTGCTGCTCGCACACGGCGGCCTGACCACGCTCGGCGCCAACGTCTTCTCCATGGCGATCGTCGGGCCCTGGGCCGGATACGCCGTCTACAAGCTGCTGCGGCGCTCCAACGCGCCGCTGATGGTGGCGGTGTTCGCCGGCGCGTTCGTCGCCGACCTGTCCACGTACTGCGTCACCAGCGTGCAGCTGGCCCTCGCGTTCCCCGACCCGGGCAGCGGATTCCTGGGCGCGCTCGGCAAGTTCGGTTCCATCTTCGCCGTCACCCAGGTCCCGCTCGCGGTGAGCGAGGGCCTGCTGACCGTGCTGGTGATGCGGCTGCTGGTGCAGTCCAGCAAGGGCGAACTGACCCGGCTGGGCGTGCTCCTCGCCAAGAAGCAGTCCCGGACCGAGACCGAGGCGGTGGCCCGATGA
- a CDS encoding serine/threonine-protein kinase, translating to MRRGRVLLAGRYRLEVEIGRGGMGEVWRAYDETLARAVALKLLLPQDTDATATSRFRLEAQTAGRLNHPNVVGVLDFGEYDNRLYLVMELVEGDSLAGVLSGSGPLPVEQVAALAAQASAGLAAAHGQGIVHRDVKPANLLLDTHGTLKIGDFGIARFLDDPGAALTATGQIVGTGLYLAPERALGKPAGPASDMYSLGCVLYQLLSGRPPFEADTAVALLHQHLDSAPVPPRELGVAALPPAFENYLLGLLAKQPENRPTAEQAAEWFAGGAWRGLPEPLPEVSPPLRPNNPASAPPHTGRDPYAAAESSHPTTYALPATPGHRTAARAAQAGRSGRARGRGGPGSRSRVAATAAAAALFLAAMLLGMRWFSPDTSAEGTEPEPSPTASSPAATPSDDSASPITSDPGAGQQIATTPTTGTVAEVTPSTPPASPAPVPPATGAPAPTQGTGDAGPEQPNPDQPKPEQPVQAGNDGEGDDGGADGGDD from the coding sequence ATGAGACGAGGACGAGTGCTGCTAGCGGGCCGCTACCGGCTGGAAGTTGAGATCGGGCGCGGTGGAATGGGAGAGGTCTGGCGTGCGTACGACGAGACGCTCGCCAGAGCGGTGGCACTCAAGCTGCTGCTGCCCCAGGACACCGACGCCACGGCGACCTCCCGGTTCCGTCTGGAGGCGCAGACCGCCGGGCGTCTCAACCACCCCAACGTGGTCGGCGTCCTGGACTTCGGCGAGTACGACAACCGGCTGTACCTGGTGATGGAGCTGGTCGAGGGCGACAGCCTCGCCGGGGTGCTGTCCGGCTCCGGCCCGCTGCCCGTGGAGCAGGTCGCCGCTCTCGCCGCGCAGGCGTCCGCGGGGCTCGCCGCAGCACACGGGCAGGGCATCGTGCACCGCGACGTCAAACCCGCCAACCTGCTGCTGGACACCCACGGCACGCTGAAGATCGGCGACTTCGGCATCGCGCGGTTCCTCGACGACCCCGGCGCCGCGCTCACCGCCACCGGCCAGATCGTCGGCACCGGCCTCTACCTCGCGCCCGAACGGGCCCTGGGCAAGCCCGCGGGGCCCGCCTCCGACATGTACTCCCTGGGCTGCGTGCTCTACCAGCTCCTCAGCGGCCGCCCGCCGTTCGAGGCCGACACCGCCGTCGCCCTCCTGCACCAGCACCTCGACTCGGCACCCGTGCCGCCCCGCGAGCTCGGTGTCGCCGCACTGCCCCCGGCGTTCGAGAACTACCTCCTCGGTCTGCTGGCCAAGCAGCCCGAGAACCGGCCCACCGCGGAGCAGGCCGCCGAGTGGTTCGCCGGGGGCGCCTGGCGGGGCCTGCCCGAGCCGCTGCCCGAGGTCTCACCGCCGCTGCGGCCGAACAACCCCGCGTCCGCGCCGCCGCATACCGGGCGGGACCCGTACGCGGCCGCCGAGAGCAGCCACCCGACCACGTACGCGCTGCCCGCGACCCCCGGGCACCGCACCGCCGCCCGGGCCGCCCAGGCAGGGCGGTCGGGCCGCGCCCGCGGGCGCGGCGGGCCGGGCAGCCGGTCGAGAGTGGCCGCTACGGCCGCCGCCGCGGCGCTGTTCCTCGCCGCGATGCTCCTCGGCATGCGCTGGTTCTCGCCCGACACGAGCGCCGAGGGCACGGAACCCGAACCGTCCCCGACCGCGAGCAGCCCCGCGGCCACCCCGTCCGACGACTCCGCCTCGCCCATCACCTCCGATCCGGGGGCCGGGCAGCAGATCGCCACCACGCCGACCACCGGCACCGTGGCCGAAGTCACTCCGTCCACGCCGCCCGCCTCCCCGGCTCCTGTCCCGCCGGCGACCGGTGCCCCGGCCCCGACGCAGGGGACGGGCGACGCCGGGCCGGAGCAGCCGAACCCGGATCAGCCGAAGCCGGAGCAGCCGGTCCAGGCCGGGAACGACGGGGAGGGCGACGACGGCGGGGCCGACGGGGGCGACGACTGA
- a CDS encoding energy-coupling factor ABC transporter ATP-binding protein — protein MSEPALVALRGASYAYEDGPTVLSGLDFEIREGRALALLGRNGSGKTTLMRLLSGGLRPQEGRLTVEGQPVAYDRKGLTRLRTTVQLVVQDPDDQLFAASVEQDVSFGPLNLGLDDTQVRARVAEALAALDITALADRPTHLLSYGQRKRTAIAGAVAMRPRVLVLDEPTAGLDPDGQERLLTTLDGLRTAGTTVVMATHDVDLALRWADDAALLTPSGVRTGPAATALARPDLLREAGLRLPWGAAAAELLRAQGLLSGTEPGPRTPDELAALVTARQGASGR, from the coding sequence ATGAGCGAGCCCGCCCTCGTCGCCCTGCGGGGCGCGTCCTACGCCTACGAAGACGGCCCCACCGTGCTCAGCGGGCTCGACTTCGAGATCCGGGAGGGTCGCGCGCTCGCCCTGCTCGGCCGCAACGGCAGCGGAAAGACCACGCTGATGCGGCTGCTCTCCGGCGGACTGCGGCCGCAGGAGGGCCGGCTGACGGTCGAGGGGCAGCCGGTGGCCTACGACCGCAAGGGCCTGACCCGGCTGCGGACCACCGTGCAGCTGGTGGTGCAGGACCCGGACGACCAGCTGTTCGCGGCCTCCGTCGAGCAGGACGTGTCCTTCGGGCCGCTGAACCTCGGCCTGGACGACACACAGGTGAGGGCGCGGGTGGCGGAGGCGCTCGCCGCGCTGGACATCACCGCCCTGGCCGACCGGCCCACCCATCTGCTCTCCTACGGCCAGCGCAAGCGCACCGCCATCGCGGGCGCGGTCGCCATGCGGCCCCGCGTGCTCGTCCTCGACGAGCCGACGGCCGGACTCGACCCCGACGGCCAGGAGCGGCTCCTCACCACCCTCGACGGACTCCGTACCGCGGGCACCACGGTGGTGATGGCCACCCATGACGTCGACCTCGCCCTGCGCTGGGCCGACGACGCCGCGCTCCTCACCCCGTCCGGCGTGCGCACCGGGCCGGCGGCCACGGCACTGGCCCGCCCGGACCTCCTGCGCGAGGCGGGGCTGCGCCTGCCGTGGGGCGCCGCGGCGGCAGAACTCCTGCGTGCCCAGGGGCTGCTGTCCGGCACGGAGCCGGGGCCGCGTACCCCCGACGAACTCGCCGCTCTCGTAACGGCACGGCAGGGGGCGTCCGGCCGCTGA
- a CDS encoding ABC transporter ATP-binding protein codes for METPETHRVLPGRRSVLLALRHYGRELSRLRRWTAPAMLLSALGNIGINYVAPLIVAKLVGDIAGNEDVTAGSTLPYVLAFAGVLLTAEALWRVALHCLNRLDALGIEHLYVIGMDELFAKDATFFHDNFAGSLTKRVLSFASRFEQFVDTLTFQIVGSFVPLVFGAVVLWRYEPLLVVGLLVMIALTAVLVVPLIRRRQALVDRREEAIARVSGHVADSLMNMDTVRAFAAEEREAAEHRSRVAVSRRLTMRSWDYGNLRIDTLVAPMSVLTNAMGLLLAVTLAGGAHGVEAIVVAFAYYNNATRIMFEFNQIYRRLESSMTEAAQFTELLLTPPTVLDPPAPEPLRARAADVRFEKVTFAHRGGRPLFEGLDLTVPSGAKIGLVGRSGGGKTSLTRLLLRMTDIDGGRILVGGQDISRVRQADLRRRIAYVPQDPAMFHRTLRDNIAFARPDATDAEIRRAAEAAHVTEFADALPDGFDTMVGERGVKLSGGQRQRVALARAILRDAPILLLDEATSALDSESELLVQEALWRLMDGRTALVVAHRLSTVAGMDQLVVLDRGRIVEQGTHQELLANGGAYAKLWQHQSGGFLDDTPGRAEVL; via the coding sequence ATGGAAACGCCGGAAACACACAGGGTTTTACCGGGCAGGCGCTCGGTGCTTCTCGCGCTTCGCCACTACGGACGGGAGTTGTCCCGGCTCCGCCGGTGGACGGCTCCCGCGATGCTGCTCTCGGCGCTGGGCAACATCGGGATCAACTACGTTGCGCCGCTGATCGTCGCCAAGCTCGTCGGCGACATCGCCGGGAACGAGGACGTGACGGCCGGTTCGACACTGCCGTACGTGCTCGCCTTCGCCGGCGTCCTGCTGACCGCGGAGGCACTGTGGCGCGTCGCCCTGCACTGCCTCAACCGTCTCGACGCCCTGGGCATCGAGCACCTCTACGTGATCGGCATGGACGAACTGTTCGCCAAGGACGCCACGTTCTTCCATGACAACTTCGCCGGCTCGCTGACCAAGAGGGTCCTCAGCTTCGCCTCCCGGTTCGAGCAGTTCGTCGACACACTGACGTTCCAGATCGTGGGGAGCTTCGTGCCCCTGGTGTTCGGCGCGGTGGTGCTGTGGCGTTACGAACCGCTGCTCGTCGTCGGTCTGCTGGTGATGATCGCCCTGACGGCGGTGCTGGTGGTGCCGCTCATCCGGCGCCGGCAGGCACTCGTCGACCGGCGCGAGGAGGCGATCGCGCGGGTGTCGGGCCATGTCGCCGACAGCCTGATGAACATGGACACCGTGCGGGCGTTCGCCGCGGAGGAGCGCGAGGCCGCCGAACACCGGTCCCGGGTCGCGGTGTCACGCCGGCTCACCATGCGGTCGTGGGACTACGGCAACCTGCGCATCGACACGCTGGTCGCGCCGATGTCCGTCCTCACCAACGCGATGGGCCTGCTGCTCGCGGTGACGCTGGCCGGCGGTGCGCACGGCGTGGAGGCCATCGTGGTGGCCTTCGCCTACTACAACAACGCGACCCGCATCATGTTCGAGTTCAACCAGATATACCGCCGGCTGGAGAGCTCGATGACGGAGGCCGCGCAGTTCACCGAGCTGCTCCTGACCCCGCCGACGGTGCTCGACCCGCCGGCACCGGAGCCACTGCGGGCCCGGGCGGCCGACGTCCGCTTCGAGAAGGTGACCTTCGCGCACCGGGGCGGCCGGCCGCTCTTCGAGGGGCTCGACCTGACCGTGCCGAGCGGGGCGAAGATCGGCCTCGTGGGCCGGTCCGGCGGCGGCAAGACCTCGCTCACCCGGCTGCTGCTGCGGATGACCGACATCGACGGCGGCCGCATCCTGGTCGGCGGCCAGGACATCAGCCGGGTGCGTCAGGCGGACCTGCGCAGGCGCATCGCGTACGTGCCGCAGGACCCGGCGATGTTCCACCGCACGCTGCGGGACAACATCGCCTTCGCCCGGCCGGACGCCACCGACGCTGAGATCCGCCGGGCGGCCGAGGCGGCCCATGTCACCGAGTTCGCCGACGCGTTGCCGGACGGCTTCGACACCATGGTCGGCGAGCGGGGCGTCAAGCTGTCCGGCGGGCAGCGCCAGCGGGTCGCCCTCGCCCGGGCGATCCTGCGCGACGCGCCGATCCTGCTGCTCGACGAGGCGACCAGCGCGCTGGACTCCGAGAGCGAACTGCTGGTCCAGGAGGCCCTGTGGCGGCTCATGGACGGGCGGACCGCGCTGGTGGTGGCGCACCGGCTGAGCACGGTCGCCGGCATGGACCAGCTCGTCGTCCTCGACCGCGGCCGGATCGTCGAGCAGGGCACCCATCAGGAGCTGCTCGCGAACGGGGGTGCCTACGCGAAACTGTGGCAGCACCAGTCGGGCGGCTTCCTGGACGACACCCCGGGGCGGGCCGAGGTGCTGTAG
- a CDS encoding TetR/AcrR family transcriptional regulator produces MTTRVPQERRRRRPTRSGVLLSEDLIVETALRLIGEHGPEALSVRRLGAALGCDPTALYRYFHDTDDLVLAIADRIIGDAMAGFTAGDDWVASLREVALRVRAGYLAHPRAAAMAAHRVTRRRNEIAAVETGIGLLLTAGFPPADAARLYLAFIDTVLSHAATEAAFHALPPQQREADHRSWRDVYQDLDPAAYPSLTMVRRELPAMADSSFEPAVDLLLEALAARARALKRR; encoded by the coding sequence ATGACCACCCGTGTCCCGCAGGAACGCCGGCGTCGCCGGCCGACCCGTTCGGGGGTCCTGCTGTCGGAGGACCTGATCGTGGAGACCGCGTTGCGGCTCATCGGCGAGCACGGGCCCGAGGCGCTGAGCGTGCGCCGGCTCGGCGCGGCCCTGGGCTGCGACCCGACCGCGCTCTACCGCTACTTCCACGACACCGACGACCTCGTGCTCGCCATCGCCGACCGGATCATCGGCGACGCTATGGCCGGCTTCACGGCCGGGGACGACTGGGTGGCCTCGCTGCGCGAGGTGGCCCTCAGGGTCCGCGCGGGCTACCTCGCCCATCCCCGCGCGGCGGCCATGGCGGCCCACCGCGTGACCCGGCGCCGGAACGAGATCGCCGCCGTGGAGACGGGCATCGGCCTGCTGCTCACGGCGGGCTTCCCACCGGCCGACGCCGCACGGCTCTACCTGGCCTTCATCGACACCGTGCTCAGTCACGCCGCCACGGAGGCCGCGTTCCACGCTCTCCCACCGCAGCAGCGCGAGGCCGACCACCGGTCGTGGCGGGACGTCTACCAGGACCTCGATCCGGCGGCGTACCCGTCCCTGACCATGGTCCGCCGGGAGCTGCCCGCGATGGCGGACAGCTCCTTCGAACCGGCGGTGGACCTCCTGCTGGAGGCCCTGGCGGCCCGGGCGCGGGCCCTCAAACGGAGGTGA
- a CDS encoding energy-coupling factor ABC transporter substrate-binding protein, with product MSRNTKINLVLLLAVAALAVLPLALGLGDHKEEPFTGADGEAETAITELKPDYEPWFSPLYEPPSGEIESALFSLQAALGSGVLAYYFGLRRGRRQGEQRALEREAGGALTGAAGKSTAEQD from the coding sequence ATGAGCAGGAACACGAAGATCAACCTGGTGCTGCTGCTCGCCGTGGCCGCGCTGGCCGTGCTGCCCCTGGCGCTCGGCCTCGGCGACCACAAGGAGGAGCCGTTCACGGGCGCCGACGGCGAGGCCGAAACGGCGATCACCGAGCTGAAGCCGGACTACGAGCCGTGGTTCTCGCCCCTGTACGAACCGCCCTCCGGTGAGATCGAGTCGGCGCTGTTCTCCCTCCAGGCGGCTCTCGGCTCCGGTGTCCTCGCCTACTACTTCGGTCTGCGCCGGGGCCGTCGGCAGGGCGAGCAGCGGGCGCTGGAGCGCGAGGCCGGCGGCGCGCTCACCGGCGCCGCCGGGAAGTCCACCGCGGAACAGGACTGA
- a CDS encoding STAS domain-containing protein, whose amino-acid sequence MNPLTVRQHDTATGPVLHVAGDLDYDQAPVLRGRLDQLSLSPGQCLVLDLSGLEFCDSSGITALLAARQHALAAGADVVLAAVPANLMRVLTLVGLDQVFTLRPDSSAAS is encoded by the coding sequence ATGAACCCGCTCACCGTCAGACAGCACGACACCGCGACCGGCCCCGTTCTTCACGTGGCCGGCGACCTGGACTACGACCAGGCCCCCGTCCTGCGGGGCAGGCTCGACCAGCTCTCCCTGTCACCGGGGCAGTGCCTGGTCCTCGACCTGTCCGGACTGGAGTTCTGCGACTCCTCGGGCATCACCGCGCTCCTCGCCGCCCGCCAGCACGCGCTGGCCGCCGGGGCCGACGTCGTCCTGGCCGCCGTACCGGCGAACCTCATGCGCGTCCTCACCCTCGTCGGTCTCGACCAGGTCTTCACGCTTCGGCCGGACTCCAGCGCCGCGTCCTGA
- the cbiQ gene encoding cobalt ECF transporter T component CbiQ yields MLPIDAAAHSSRWRRRHPVDKAVLGLGLTLLAISLPPWPGAALVLLSALVVLLGPAGVPGRRLWRAYRVPLGFCVTGAVTLLVQVGGPGGFVSLAADGPVRAGELLLRTSAASLGVLLFAFTTPMSDLLPRLVRAGVPAPVVDVALVTYRMSFLLLDSMRRIREAQAARLGHTGRAAEWRSLAGLGATAFVRAFDRATRLQAGLAGRGYDGTLRVLVPEARVSLRFTAASCALLATLAALTFVLERPLT; encoded by the coding sequence GTGCTGCCGATCGACGCGGCGGCGCACAGCAGTCGCTGGCGCCGCCGCCATCCCGTGGACAAGGCCGTGCTCGGACTCGGCCTCACGCTGCTCGCGATCTCCCTGCCGCCCTGGCCGGGTGCGGCCCTGGTGCTCCTGAGCGCCCTGGTGGTGCTGCTGGGGCCGGCCGGTGTGCCCGGGCGGCGGCTGTGGCGGGCCTACCGGGTCCCGCTGGGCTTCTGCGTGACCGGCGCGGTCACGCTGCTCGTCCAGGTGGGCGGGCCGGGAGGGTTCGTCTCCCTCGCCGCTGACGGGCCGGTCCGGGCCGGGGAGTTGCTGCTGCGGACCTCGGCGGCCTCCCTGGGCGTGCTGCTGTTCGCCTTCACCACACCCATGTCCGACCTGCTGCCCCGCCTGGTCCGGGCCGGTGTCCCCGCGCCGGTCGTCGACGTCGCGCTGGTGACGTACCGGATGAGTTTCCTGCTGCTGGACTCGATGCGCCGCATCCGGGAGGCCCAGGCGGCCCGGCTCGGTCACACCGGCCGGGCCGCGGAGTGGCGTTCGCTGGCCGGGCTCGGCGCCACCGCGTTCGTCCGGGCCTTCGACCGGGCGACCCGTCTCCAGGCCGGACTCGCCGGGCGCGGCTACGACGGCACGCTGCGGGTCCTGGTGCCCGAGGCCCGGGTCTCCCTCCGCTTCACGGCCGCCAGTTGTGCGCTGCTCGCGACGCTGGCCGCCCTCACCTTCGTACTGGAAAGGCCGCTGACATGA
- a CDS encoding alpha/beta fold hydrolase, which yields MDIRRRNNVNVTGPEGAPVLLLAHGFGCDQNMWRLVVPALAKRYRVVLFDYVGSGGSDLAAWSEERYSSLQGYAADVVDVCEELDLRQAVFVGHSVSAMVGVLAAQAAPERIGALVMVTPSPCYIDDEGYRGGFSTEDIDELLASLEANYLGWSSAMAPVIMGNPERPELGQELTNSFCATDPDIARVFARTTFLTDSREDLKGVSVPTLVLECEQDAIAPREVGAYVHGAVPGSRLVTLDATGHCPQLSAPQATTGAILDFLESLK from the coding sequence ATGGACATCCGCCGCAGGAACAATGTGAACGTCACCGGCCCCGAGGGGGCGCCGGTGCTGCTCCTGGCACACGGTTTCGGCTGCGACCAGAACATGTGGCGGCTGGTGGTGCCGGCGCTTGCGAAGCGCTACCGGGTGGTGCTGTTCGACTACGTCGGCTCCGGCGGCTCGGACCTCGCCGCGTGGAGCGAGGAGCGCTACTCCTCGCTCCAGGGCTACGCCGCTGACGTCGTCGACGTCTGCGAGGAGCTGGACCTGCGGCAGGCGGTGTTCGTGGGGCACTCGGTGAGTGCCATGGTCGGGGTGCTGGCGGCGCAGGCGGCGCCGGAGCGGATCGGGGCGCTCGTGATGGTGACGCCCTCGCCCTGCTACATCGACGACGAGGGCTACCGCGGCGGCTTCAGCACGGAGGACATCGACGAGCTGCTCGCCTCCCTGGAGGCCAACTACCTGGGCTGGTCGTCCGCCATGGCCCCGGTGATCATGGGCAACCCGGAGCGGCCGGAGCTGGGCCAGGAGCTGACCAACAGCTTCTGCGCCACCGACCCCGACATCGCCCGTGTCTTCGCCCGTACGACGTTCCTCACCGACAGCCGCGAGGACCTCAAGGGTGTGTCCGTGCCGACCCTCGTGCTGGAGTGCGAGCAGGACGCCATCGCGCCCCGCGAGGTCGGCGCCTATGTGCACGGGGCGGTCCCCGGCTCCCGTCTGGTCACGCTCGACGCCACCGGGCACTGCCCGCAGCTCAGCGCGCCGCAGGCCACCACCGGGGCGATCCTCGATTTCCTGGAGTCCCTGAAGTGA